A window of Rufibacter sp. LB8 contains these coding sequences:
- the rplD gene encoding 50S ribosomal protein L4, whose translation MELSVINSKGEDTGRKVTLPESVFGVEPNEHAMYLDVKQYLANQRQGTHKSKERNEVAGSTKKIKKQKGTGGARAGSLKSPVFVGGGRIFGPRPRNYSFKLNKKLKSLARLSALSTLAKDERLVLVDNIIIDSPKTKTFVGILQSLNVGTRKTLIVTKEANENVVLSSRNIAKVKVSTPGALTTYDLLNADKVVCLEESLSVFEEIYAKK comes from the coding sequence TAGTAAAGGGGAAGATACCGGAAGGAAAGTAACCCTTCCAGAATCTGTGTTTGGTGTTGAGCCAAATGAGCATGCAATGTACCTTGATGTTAAGCAATACTTAGCAAACCAACGTCAGGGAACACACAAATCAAAAGAGCGCAATGAAGTTGCCGGGTCTACCAAAAAGATCAAGAAGCAAAAAGGTACTGGCGGCGCCAGAGCTGGTTCATTGAAATCTCCTGTATTTGTAGGTGGTGGTCGTATTTTTGGACCAAGACCAAGAAACTATAGCTTCAAATTAAACAAAAAGTTGAAATCACTGGCCAGACTTTCGGCCCTTTCAACTCTGGCTAAAGATGAGCGCCTGGTATTGGTAGATAACATTATCATTGACTCACCAAAGACCAAAACTTTCGTTGGAATTCTTCAAAGCCTGAATGTAGGCACAAGAAAGACTCTTATTGTTACCAAAGAGGCCAATGAAAATGTAGTGCTTTCAAGCAGAAACATTGCTAAAGTGAAGGTTTCAACGCCAGGTGCGTTAACTACCTATGACTTGCTTAACGCAGACAAAGTAGTTTGTTTAGAGGAATCTCTTTCTGTTTTTGAAGAAATTTACGCGAAGAAATAA
- the rplW gene encoding 50S ribosomal protein L23 yields MSILKRPLLTEKLTALNEVGKYAFEVDRKANKIEIKKAIQSRYNVTVEKISTMRTQGKLKSRNTKSGVVTGRTTSSKKAIVTLKEGEVIDFYSGI; encoded by the coding sequence ATGAGTATCCTGAAAAGACCATTATTGACTGAGAAGCTGACTGCTTTAAACGAAGTAGGTAAATATGCCTTTGAGGTTGATAGAAAAGCCAATAAGATTGAGATCAAAAAAGCGATCCAATCCCGCTACAACGTGACGGTAGAGAAAATTTCTACCATGAGAACACAAGGCAAATTAAAGTCCCGCAACACTAAGTCTGGTGTTGTGACCGGGCGTACGACATCCTCTAAGAAGGCGATTGTCACTTTGAAAGAAGGGGAAGTAATCGATTTCTACAGCGGAATATAA